A region of Triplophysa dalaica isolate WHDGS20190420 chromosome 20, ASM1584641v1, whole genome shotgun sequence DNA encodes the following proteins:
- the asb8 gene encoding ankyrin repeat and SOCS box protein 8 has protein sequence MSSTMWYIMQSIQSKYSLSERLIRTIAAIRSFPHDNVEDLIRRGADVNRMHGTLKPLHCACMVADADCVELLLEKGAEVNALDGYNRTALHYAAEKDEGCVELLLEYGAQPDALDGNKDTPLHWAAFKDNPECVRALLESGASPNVRDYNNDTPLSWAAMKGNLESVRVLLEYGAQVHVVNLKGQTPISRLVALLARGLGTEQEEECLELLCRAAGRFEIRRADGSLPRELSKDPQLLARLSSLVAQPPSLRALARCAVRSSLGVQYLPSAVKQLPLPESVKEYVLLRD, from the exons ATGAGCTCTACTATGTGGTACATCATGCAGAGTATTCAGAGCAAATACTCGCTGTCGGAAAGGCTCATTCGAACAATAGCAGCCATTCGTTCTTTTCCACATGATAATGTGGAAGACCTTATACGTAGG GGGGCGGATGTGAACAGGATGCATGGCACATTGAAGCCCCTGCATTGTGCCTGCATGGTGGCCGACGCTGACTGTGTGGAGCTCTTGCTGGAGAAAGGTGCAGAG GTAAATGCCTTGGATGGCTACAACCGCACCGCGCTCCATTATGCAGCAGAGAAGGATGAGGGTTGTGTGGAGCTCTTATTAGAATACGGGGCCCAGCCTGATGCACTAGATGGCAACAAGGATACCCCACTGCATTGGGCTGCCTTCAAAGATAACCCTGAATGTGTACGGGCACTTTTGGAGAGCGGCGCCAGCCCCAATGTCCGTGATTACAATAACGACACACCCCTCAGTTGGGCGGCCATGAAGGGCAACCTGGAGAGCGTGCGTGTGTTGCTGGAGTATGGAGCTCAAGTCCATGTGGTCAACTTAAAAGGCCAGACGCCAATATCACGACTGGTGGCGTTGCTGGCTCGTGGTCTGGGAACAGAGCAAGAGGAAGAGTGCCTGGAGCTGCTTTGCCGTGCCGCCGGGAGGTTCGAGATCCGCAGGGCCGATGGCTCCTTACCACGTGAGCTCAGTAAAGATCCTCAGTTACTGGCTCGACTGTCTAGCCTGGTGGCTCAGCCGCCTTCGTTACGGGCCCTGGCACGGTGCGCTGTGCGTAGTAGCCTTGGAGTGCAATACCTCCCCAGTGCGGTGAAACAGCTCCCCTTACCAGAATCAGTGAAAGAATATGTGCTTCTCAGGGACTGA